The proteins below are encoded in one region of Phaseolus vulgaris cultivar G19833 chromosome 1, P. vulgaris v2.0, whole genome shotgun sequence:
- the LOC137815486 gene encoding rust resistance kinase Lr10-like yields MPYFIVRYVVGTILLIALLIYKCRRRHSLEYQNIESYLQQNSLMPIRYTYKKIEKMAKGFNEKLGEGGYGSVFKGKLRSGSCVAIKVLQKSKGNRQDFINEVATIGRIHHQNVVHLIGYCAEGSKLALVYEFMPNGSLDKFIFSREGNLHLTYDTIYNIAIGVACGISYLHHGCEMQILHFDIKPHNILLDEKFTPKISDFGLAKLYPTDKSVVTMTAARGTIGYMALELFYTNIGRISDKFDVYSFGMLLMEIAGKRKNLNPHAKRSSQLYFPFWIYDQLDKEKDIKMEDVAEDEKKIAKKMIIVSLWCIQLKPNDRPTINKVVEMLEGDIENLKIPPKPSLYPHETLEKICSDQTTLCEFISSSSYSMEIVTNASLDESIR; encoded by the coding sequence ATGCCATACTTCATAGTTAGATATGTTGTAGGCACGATATTGCTAATTGCTCTTTTGATATACAAGTGTAGAAGAAGACATTCGTTAGAATATCAAAATATTGAAAGTTATTTACAGCAAAATAGTTTGATGCCTATTCGGTACACatataagaaaattgaaaagatGGCTAAAGGTTTCAATGAAAAATTGGGTGAAGGAGGTTATGGCTCTGTATTCAAAGGAAAGTTGCGTAGTGGATCTTGTGTCGCTATAAAAGTGTTACAAAAATCAAAAGGTAATAGACAAGACTTTATCAATGAAGTTGCAACAATTGGAAGAATACATCATCAAAATGTAGTGCACTTAATTGGATATTGTGCCGAAGGCTCAAAACTAGCCCTTGTTTATGAGTTCATGCCCAATGGATCTCttgataaatttatattttctagaGAAGGAAATCTACATTTAACCTATGACACAATATATAATATAGCAATTGGAGTAGCGTGTGGGATTTCGTATTTACACCATGGTTGTGAGATGcaaattttgcattttgacATCAAACCCCACAACATCCTACTTGATGAAAAATTTACCCCAAAAATCTCTGACTTTGGATTGGCAAAACTATATCCAACAGACAAAAGTGTTGTAACTATGACAGCAGCAAGAGGGACCATTGGATACATGGCTTTGGAATTGTTTTATACAAATATAGGAAGAATATCAGATAAGTTTGATGTTTATAGTTTTGGAATGCTTCTCATGGAGATAGCAGGCAAGAGAAAAAACTTAAACCCTCATGCAAAGCGATCAAGCCAACTTTACTTTCCCTTTTGGATTTATGATCAACTTGACAAAGAGAAAGATATAAAAATGGAAGATGTTGCAGAGGATGAGAAGAAAATTGCAAAAAAGATGATTATAGTTTCACTTTGGTGTATACAATTAAAACCAAATGATCGTCCTACCATTAATAAGGTAGTCGAAATGCTTGAAGGAGACATTGAGAACCTTAAAATTCCTCCAAAACCTTCTCTGTATCCACATGAAACATTGGAAAAAATTTGCTCTGACCAAACAACATTGTGTGAGTTCATTAGTTCTTCAAGCTATTCCATGGAGATTGTCACTAATGCTTCACTAGATGAAAGTATTAGATAA